From Aerosticca soli, a single genomic window includes:
- the tpx gene encoding thiol peroxidase, whose translation MSQVTFKGQPVQLDGRFPTVGTQAPSFTLVGKDLADVPLSAFAGKRKVLNIFPSVDTGVCATSVRRFNELAARLADTVVLCISADLPFAQSRFCGAEGLDNVVMLSTLRGGHFLRDYGVAIASGPLAGLAARAVIVLDRDDKVLHAELVSELSHEPDYEAALKALG comes from the coding sequence ATGTCACAGGTCACGTTCAAGGGTCAGCCGGTGCAGCTCGACGGCCGCTTCCCCACGGTCGGCACGCAGGCGCCGTCCTTCACCCTGGTCGGCAAGGATCTCGCCGACGTGCCGCTGTCCGCGTTCGCCGGCAAGCGCAAGGTGCTCAACATCTTCCCGAGCGTGGACACCGGCGTGTGCGCCACCTCCGTGCGCCGCTTCAACGAACTCGCCGCCAGGCTCGCCGATACCGTGGTGCTGTGCATTTCCGCCGACCTGCCGTTCGCGCAGTCGCGTTTCTGCGGCGCCGAGGGACTGGACAACGTGGTGATGCTCTCGACCCTGCGCGGCGGGCATTTCCTGCGCGACTACGGCGTGGCGATCGCTTCCGGCCCGCTGGCGGGGCTGGCCGCGCGCGCGGTGATCGTGCTGGATCGCGACGACAAGGTGCTGCACGCCGAGCTGGTGAGTGAGCTCTCCCACGAGCCCGACTACGAGGCCGCGCTCAAGGCGCTCGGCTGA
- a CDS encoding PLP-dependent cysteine synthase family protein, with the protein MEGVLHLVNPLREADRRWVHTAVTRLAQESARSADTHLLKLELPGFHGIDFYFKDESAHPSGSLKHRLARSLFLYALCNGRLRDGQTVVDASSGSTAIAEAWFARLLGLPFVAVMPACTAPGKIHAVQALGGRCELVDDPAQVYATAEALAERGACFLDQFGLAERATDWRGNNNIAESIIGQMALEAEPEPSWIVCGAGTGGTSATIGRYLRYRRLYTRLCVAEPAGCAFAEGWRSRDPHARATQATLIEGIGRPQVEPGFLFDVVDRVIEVPDAASIAAAWLLEELLGRRYGGSSGTNLVACLELAAAMRARGERGSIVSLLCDRGERYAQTLFDPAWLAARGIELAPWDAALRTSLRTGCPPLASTR; encoded by the coding sequence ATGGAAGGTGTGCTGCACCTGGTCAACCCCCTGCGCGAGGCCGATCGGCGCTGGGTGCACACGGCGGTGACGCGGCTGGCGCAGGAATCCGCGCGCTCGGCCGACACCCACCTGCTCAAGCTCGAACTGCCCGGCTTCCACGGCATCGACTTCTACTTCAAGGACGAATCGGCGCATCCCAGCGGCAGCCTGAAGCACCGGCTGGCGCGCTCGCTGTTCCTGTACGCGCTGTGCAACGGCCGGCTGCGCGACGGTCAGACCGTGGTCGACGCCTCCTCCGGCAGCACGGCGATCGCCGAGGCGTGGTTCGCGCGGCTGCTGGGCCTGCCGTTCGTGGCGGTGATGCCGGCCTGCACCGCGCCCGGCAAGATCCATGCGGTGCAGGCGCTGGGCGGCCGCTGCGAGCTGGTGGACGACCCCGCGCAGGTGTACGCCACGGCGGAGGCGCTGGCCGAACGCGGCGCGTGCTTTCTCGACCAGTTCGGCCTCGCCGAGCGCGCCACCGACTGGCGCGGCAACAACAACATCGCCGAGTCGATCATCGGCCAGATGGCGCTGGAGGCCGAGCCCGAGCCGAGCTGGATCGTCTGCGGCGCCGGCACCGGCGGCACCTCGGCCACCATCGGTCGCTATCTGCGCTACCGGCGCCTGTACACGCGTCTTTGCGTAGCCGAACCGGCCGGCTGCGCCTTCGCAGAAGGCTGGCGCAGCCGCGATCCCCACGCCCGGGCGACGCAGGCCACGCTGATCGAAGGCATCGGCCGGCCGCAGGTGGAGCCGGGCTTCCTGTTCGACGTGGTGGATCGCGTGATCGAGGTGCCGGACGCCGCCTCGATCGCCGCCGCCTGGCTGCTGGAAGAACTGCTCGGTCGCCGCTACGGCGGCTCGTCCGGCACCAACCTGGTCGCCTGCCTGGAACTGGCCGCCGCGATGCGTGCGCGCGGCGAACGCGGCAGCATCGTCAGCCTGCTGTGCGACCGCGGCGAACGCTACGCACAGACGCTGTTCGACCCGGCCTGGCTCGCCGCGCGCGGCATCGAACTCGCGCCCTGGGACGCCGCCCTGCGCACCAGCCTGCGCACGGGCTGTCCGCCATTGGCGTCGACGCGCTAA
- a CDS encoding prephenate dehydrogenase produces the protein MPVALFGYGRFGRAFAELLQRAGQAVRVFDPQAQVPADLAAASPEAALESADWVVLAMPVPALESALRTLRPWLTPAHTVIDVGSVKERPCALLDEVLGASIPHAGTHPLFGPLSLARDERPLRVVLCASARHPQAAARTRTLFETLGCEVIEQDAATHDRAMAQTHALAFFIARALVEMGIGEDLRTAPPSFLGLANMLAAVRGDAGHLFAAIQRDNPYAAAAREDFIAHLTAIHRRLAGGEGEALAIPESAGEALNPSTP, from the coding sequence ATGCCGGTTGCCTTGTTCGGTTACGGCCGTTTCGGCCGCGCCTTCGCCGAGCTGCTGCAGCGCGCAGGTCAGGCCGTGCGCGTGTTCGATCCGCAGGCGCAGGTGCCGGCGGACCTCGCCGCGGCCAGCCCCGAAGCCGCGCTCGAGAGCGCCGACTGGGTGGTACTGGCGATGCCGGTGCCCGCGCTCGAGAGCGCGCTGCGCACGTTGCGCCCTTGGCTCACGCCCGCGCACACGGTGATCGACGTCGGCAGCGTCAAGGAACGCCCCTGCGCGCTGCTGGACGAAGTGCTCGGCGCGAGCATTCCGCATGCCGGCACGCACCCCCTGTTCGGCCCGCTCAGCCTCGCCCGCGACGAGCGTCCGCTGCGCGTGGTGCTGTGCGCCAGCGCCCGGCATCCGCAGGCCGCCGCGCGCACGCGCACGCTGTTCGAGACGCTGGGCTGCGAGGTGATCGAACAGGACGCGGCCACGCACGACCGCGCGATGGCGCAGACCCATGCGCTGGCGTTCTTCATCGCCCGCGCGCTGGTCGAGATGGGCATCGGCGAGGACCTGCGCACCGCGCCGCCCTCGTTCCTGGGCCTGGCCAACATGCTCGCCGCCGTGCGTGGCGACGCCGGCCACCTGTTCGCCGCGATCCAGCGCGACAACCCCTACGCCGCCGCCGCGCGCGAGGACTTCATCGCCCACCTGACCGCCATCCACCGCCGTCTCGCCGGCGGCGAAGGCGAGGCGCTGGCGATCCCCGAATCCGCCGGCGAAGCCCTCAATCCGTCGACGCCGTAG
- a CDS encoding BrnT family toxin: MTLNFEWDDEKAASNLTKHHVAFEDAMLVFYDPHRLDRYDGREDYGEDRFLTIALVGTVELAVAYTVRDDTIRLISARKAERHERHDYWKNR, encoded by the coding sequence ATGACCCTGAATTTTGAATGGGACGATGAAAAAGCCGCTTCCAATCTGACCAAACACCACGTGGCTTTCGAGGACGCCATGCTGGTGTTTTACGACCCGCACCGCCTCGATCGCTACGACGGCCGCGAGGACTACGGCGAGGATCGCTTCCTCACCATCGCCCTAGTTGGCACTGTCGAGCTGGCCGTCGCCTACACCGTGCGCGACGACACTATCCGCCTCATCTCCGCCCGAAAGGCCGAACGCCATGAGCGACACGACTACTGGAAAAACCGTTAG
- a CDS encoding BrnA antitoxin family protein: MSDTTTGKTVRFTLDPANPPKLSDEAKARLAHLAAMPDSEIDFSDIPPSPADAEWTRPGIPFSTENKRQVTLRLDADVLDYFRRTGTRYQTRINQVLRAYMQAHIDKR; this comes from the coding sequence ATGAGCGACACGACTACTGGAAAAACCGTTAGGTTCACCCTCGACCCGGCCAACCCGCCCAAGTTGAGCGACGAGGCCAAGGCCCGGCTTGCACACCTGGCTGCCATGCCGGACAGCGAGATCGACTTCAGCGATATTCCGCCCAGCCCGGCCGATGCCGAGTGGACGCGCCCGGGCATCCCGTTCTCGACCGAGAACAAACGCCAGGTCACGCTGCGCCTGGATGCCGACGTCCTGGACTACTTTCGGCGCACCGGCACGCGGTACCAAACCCGCATCAACCAGGTGCTACGCGCCTACATGCAGGCGCACATCGACAAGCGATGA